A genomic stretch from Corynebacterium terpenotabidum Y-11 includes:
- a CDS encoding MBL fold metallo-hydrolase → MTPTATFHHLDSPGATDTITTTGIAATPVSITKTTVGPMDNSCYLISTGGDALLIDAANDADHLLALADSLGVRITDVLTTHRHADHVQALAQVLAATGARHHASQQDAPELPVAVDTRWGAAPDSDAPERLVTSSDRLNALAIDLVLLRGHTAGGLAVILRTDGDTDGVTHVFPGDSLFPGGVGKTGSPGDFTRLLDDVERRLFVLPDNSAVHPGHGDDTTLGAERPHLTDWRARGW, encoded by the coding sequence ATGACCCCCACCGCAACTTTCCACCACCTCGACTCCCCCGGCGCCACGGACACCATCACCACCACCGGTATCGCCGCCACCCCGGTCAGCATCACCAAGACCACCGTCGGACCGATGGACAACAGCTGCTACCTCATCAGCACCGGCGGGGACGCCCTGCTCATCGACGCCGCGAATGACGCCGACCATCTGCTGGCCCTCGCCGACTCTCTCGGCGTCCGCATCACCGACGTCCTGACTACCCACCGGCACGCTGACCACGTCCAGGCACTGGCGCAGGTCCTCGCCGCCACCGGCGCCCGGCACCACGCCTCACAGCAGGACGCCCCGGAGCTCCCCGTCGCGGTCGACACCCGCTGGGGTGCCGCCCCCGACTCGGATGCCCCGGAGCGTCTGGTCACCTCTTCCGACCGTCTCAATGCCCTGGCGATCGACCTCGTCCTACTTCGCGGGCACACCGCCGGGGGCCTGGCGGTCATCCTGCGTACCGACGGAGACACCGACGGCGTCACCCACGTCTTCCCCGGCGACAGCCTCTTTCCCGGCGGAGTGGGTAAGACCGGTTCTCCCGGGGACTTCACCCGGCTCCTCGACGATGTGGAGCGCCGCCTCTTCGTTCTCCCCGACAATTCCGCCGTCCATCCTGGCCACGGTGATGACACGACACTCGGCGCCGAGCGCCCACACCTGACGGATTGGCGGGCGCGTGGCTGGTGA
- a CDS encoding HelD family protein, protein MPTSPASSVTPEVSAEQDRLDELLTVVDATRQRLTDRARAVQRRTADIDHPQALLERDHESYEISRRLDEYSAAEIGLFFGRIDVEDDEPENPVTDDGPGGDGTVLDRRYIGRIGLHEDDEEMRTLLMDWRAPLARPFYLATTLHPEGVHLRRHIRTSGRRVTAVADERLTGDTGVDDVTGAGAAEGSVAQEGALLHAVNRARSRHMTDIVDTIVAEQDRIIRETHRGVTVVQGGPGTGKTAVALHRTAYLLYTWREQLERTGVLIIGPNPRFLNYISQVLPSLGETGVVLATPGTLYPGITTRPMSAEPLSSQEVKGSVEMVTILTAAVRDRQQVPDEPVTFLIDGVTIHLTPAMVKAARTTARRSRKPHNQARERFVASALDRLRDAMADKIGTDPLGGKNLLSAADRAQLREDLAGENQILDVLDELWPRLTPEEVLAGLYGSREAVDSAAVDYDDLTREALLRIDGTVSPDDWTEADAPLLDELAEILGIVGVEEAEAEEQKRWKAQVEEAQEALDILTGSAYQDLDDGTDAEILMAYDVIDAEQLAERQRVRDTMSTAERAAADRTWAFGHVIVDEAQELSEMAWRMVFRRAPNRWMTLVGDPAQTGSPAGVESWTDALSPFVKDRWRLHELTVNYRTPADIAEIATAIQAIVAPDQAVPSCLRETGTGVREGDLADLEDAVRQAAQQAGEGLTGLIAVPARLDALERLAGQITAELGEGHGEIVVSDVNGAKGLEFDEVVLVEPSEIDAASPQGLNDVYVAVTRATQGLTLVHDADLPW, encoded by the coding sequence ATGCCCACCTCGCCCGCCTCCTCCGTCACCCCGGAGGTGTCCGCCGAACAGGACCGGCTCGATGAGCTGCTCACCGTCGTTGACGCCACCCGCCAGCGGCTCACCGACCGCGCCCGGGCGGTTCAACGCCGCACCGCCGATATCGACCACCCCCAGGCCCTGCTCGAGCGCGACCACGAATCCTACGAGATCTCCCGACGACTCGACGAGTATTCCGCCGCGGAGATCGGGCTGTTCTTCGGGCGTATCGACGTCGAGGACGACGAGCCGGAGAACCCGGTCACCGATGACGGCCCCGGCGGGGACGGTACCGTCCTCGACCGCCGGTACATCGGCCGCATCGGGTTGCATGAGGACGACGAGGAGATGCGCACCCTCCTCATGGACTGGCGGGCCCCGCTGGCCCGCCCTTTCTACCTGGCCACCACCCTGCACCCGGAGGGCGTCCACCTCCGACGCCACATTCGAACCTCGGGTCGACGGGTCACCGCGGTCGCTGATGAACGCCTCACCGGCGACACCGGGGTTGACGACGTGACCGGGGCCGGGGCAGCCGAGGGGTCCGTCGCCCAGGAGGGCGCCCTGCTGCACGCGGTGAACCGTGCCAGGTCACGGCACATGACCGATATCGTCGACACGATCGTCGCTGAACAAGACCGGATCATCCGGGAGACCCACCGGGGCGTCACCGTCGTCCAGGGAGGTCCCGGGACCGGCAAGACCGCCGTCGCCCTGCACCGCACCGCCTACCTGCTGTACACCTGGCGCGAACAGCTGGAGCGCACCGGTGTGCTGATCATCGGCCCCAACCCCCGCTTCCTCAACTACATCTCCCAGGTGCTGCCGAGTCTCGGTGAGACCGGGGTGGTGCTCGCCACCCCCGGCACCCTGTACCCGGGCATCACCACCCGGCCGATGAGCGCGGAACCGCTGAGTTCCCAGGAGGTCAAGGGGTCGGTCGAAATGGTCACCATCCTCACCGCAGCGGTCCGGGACCGCCAGCAGGTACCGGATGAACCGGTCACCTTCCTCATCGACGGGGTGACGATCCACCTCACCCCGGCCATGGTGAAGGCCGCCCGGACGACAGCCCGACGGTCCCGGAAACCGCACAACCAGGCCCGCGAACGGTTTGTCGCCAGCGCCCTCGACCGGCTGCGGGACGCCATGGCGGACAAGATCGGCACCGACCCGCTGGGCGGGAAAAACCTGCTGTCCGCCGCGGACCGCGCGCAGCTGCGTGAGGATCTCGCCGGGGAGAACCAGATCCTCGATGTGCTCGATGAGCTGTGGCCCCGGCTCACCCCGGAGGAGGTGCTCGCCGGGCTCTACGGATCCCGGGAGGCCGTGGATTCCGCGGCCGTCGACTACGACGATCTCACCCGTGAGGCTCTCCTGCGCATCGACGGCACCGTCAGTCCCGACGACTGGACCGAAGCGGACGCTCCACTGCTCGACGAGCTCGCCGAGATCCTCGGCATCGTCGGGGTCGAGGAGGCCGAGGCTGAGGAACAGAAGCGGTGGAAGGCCCAGGTCGAAGAGGCCCAGGAGGCACTCGACATCCTCACCGGATCTGCCTACCAGGACCTCGACGACGGGACGGACGCGGAGATTCTCATGGCCTACGACGTCATCGACGCCGAACAGTTGGCCGAGCGGCAACGGGTCCGTGACACGATGTCCACCGCCGAGCGCGCCGCCGCGGACCGTACCTGGGCCTTCGGCCACGTCATCGTCGACGAGGCCCAGGAGCTGTCCGAGATGGCATGGCGGATGGTCTTCCGCCGCGCGCCGAACCGGTGGATGACGCTGGTCGGCGACCCTGCCCAGACCGGCAGCCCGGCAGGCGTGGAGAGCTGGACGGATGCCCTCTCCCCGTTCGTCAAGGACCGGTGGCGGCTCCACGAACTGACAGTGAACTACCGGACCCCGGCGGACATCGCCGAGATCGCCACGGCGATCCAGGCGATCGTCGCCCCCGACCAGGCGGTGCCGTCCTGCCTCCGGGAGACCGGTACCGGGGTCCGCGAGGGCGATCTCGCGGATCTGGAGGACGCCGTCCGCCAGGCAGCGCAGCAGGCCGGTGAGGGGCTCACCGGGCTCATCGCCGTCCCTGCCCGACTCGATGCGCTGGAGCGACTCGCCGGTCAGATCACGGCGGAACTCGGTGAGGGTCATGGCGAGATCGTCGTCTCCGACGTCAACGGCGCGAAGGGGCTCGAGTTCGATGAGGTGGTGCTGGTCGAGCCGTCCGAGATCGATGCGGCGTCCCCCCAGGGGCTCAATGACGTCTACGTGGCGGTCACCCGCGCCACCCAGGGACTGACCCTGGTGCATGACGCCGACCTGCCGTGGTGA
- a CDS encoding universal stress protein, with amino-acid sequence MSYSTIVVGTDGSESSLLAVRRAASLAAAFDATLVIGCAYYADQAAAVQAVRMDSKTVVGDSPAQANLESAVAAASEQGCTKVETAIKAGSPVEALMGIVTDTDADLLVVGNRGINSLTGRLLGSVPADVARQSDCDVMIVHTV; translated from the coding sequence ATGAGTTACAGCACTATCGTTGTGGGTACCGACGGGTCGGAATCGTCGCTGCTGGCGGTACGTCGGGCGGCGTCGCTGGCCGCCGCGTTCGACGCCACACTGGTCATCGGATGCGCCTATTACGCGGACCAGGCGGCCGCGGTGCAGGCGGTCCGGATGGATTCGAAGACCGTCGTGGGGGATTCTCCCGCCCAGGCCAATCTGGAGTCCGCGGTGGCTGCTGCGAGTGAGCAAGGGTGCACGAAGGTCGAGACCGCCATCAAGGCAGGATCGCCGGTGGAAGCTCTGATGGGCATTGTCACGGACACGGACGCCGACCTGCTGGTCGTCGGAAACCGGGGGATCAACTCGCTGACCGGCCGACTGCTCGGCTCGGTACCGGCTGATGTGGCACGTCAGTCCGACTGCGACGTGATGATCGTCCACACGGTGTAG